In Streptomyces camelliae, the sequence CACAGGCTGTGGTGGAAGCCGTCCTCGGTGGTCGTGGAGAGCAGCGGGGGCTTCTCCGCCGTACGCTCGATCACCTCGGCGGTGGTGCCGTTGCCGCGGTAGGTCAGCAGCAGCGGTTCCAGGTTCGCGCGCGTGGCGCGCATCAGGGCCGCGCGGTCGGCGACCACGGGGGGCATGACGTCCTCGTGCGGCAGCACCACGCCCTCGGCCGGCTCCGAGATCCGCAGGGTGCCGATGACACCGCGCTGGAGCATGCCGCCTCCGTCCCGCTGTTCGTAGACGTACAGGCAGGGTTCGGGGTCCGCGGTGAGGATGCCCTCGGCCAGCCAGCGGCGCAGGGTGTCGGCCGCCTGTTCGGTACCGGCGCTCGGGGTGCCGGCCTGGGGCAGGATCAGCCGGACGATGTTGTGCGGGTCGGCGGACTGGAGGTGGTGCACCCCGTCGGGCCGTACGACGACGTCGTACGGCGGGGAGGTGACGGCGGCGAGGCTGCCGACCCGTTCGGGGTCGTAGCGAAGGCCTCGGAACGGCGTGAGTTCCAGGCCTCGGGGCGCCCTTGCTTCCGAGTGACCTGCGGTATTCATCCCGGCATCGTACGTGTGTCAGTGGCGTGCGGGATGATCGGGGGAAAGGCGATCGAACGAGGAGCGATGTGGAATGAGCCAGGCGGTCAGGACGAGGCCCGAGGGCAGTGGGCAGCCCCTGAGCGAGGCGTACGACACGGCGCTGCTCGATCTGGACGGGGTGGTGTACGCGGGCGGGAACGCGATCGTGCACGCGGTCGACTCGCTGGCGGTGGCGCGTGCGGGCGGGATGCATCTGGCGTACGTCACGAACAACGCGCTGCGGACGCCGGACACGGTGGCGGAGCACCTCACAGAGCTGGGCATACCGACAGGCGCTGACGATGTCATCACGTCCGCGCAGGCGGTGGCGCGGCTGATCAGCGAGCAGGTGCCGGCGGGGGCGCGGGTGCTGGTGATCGGTGGTGAGGGGCTGCGGGTGGCGCTGCGCGAGCGGGGGCTCACGCCCGTGGAGTCGGCGGACGACGATCCGGCGGCGGTGGTGCAGGGGTTCGGCGGGCCCGAGCTGACCTGGGGGCGGTTCGCGGAGGCGTCGTACGCGGTGGCGCGCGGGGTGCCGTGGTTCGCGTCCAACACGGATCTGACGATTCCGAGCGGGCGGGGCATCGCGCCGGGCAACGGGGCGGCGGTGGAGGTCGTGCGGATCGCGACGGGCAAGGAGCCGCAGGTCGCGGGCAAGCCGCTGCCGCCGATGCACAGGGAGACGATCATACGTACCGGTGCGAAGCGGCCGCTGGTGGTCGGGGACCGGCTGGACACGGACATCGAGGGGGCGTTCAACGGCGGGGTCGATTCGCTGCTCGTGCTGACCGGCGTCACCGACGGCGCCCAGCTGCTGGCCGCGCCGCCGCAGCACCGGCCGACGTACGTGGACGCGGATCTGCGCGGGCTGCTCACCGGGCAGCCGGAGGTCGACCCGCTCACGGAGGGCTTCCGGTGCGGTGGCTGGACGGCGACGGCCGGCGCGGACCGACTGGAGCTGGAGGGTGACGGCGAGCCGCTGGACGGCCTGCGGGCGCTGTGCGCGGCGGCCTGGACGGCGGCGGGCGAGGGTTCCTGCGAGCTGGACGGGGGGAAGGCGCTGGCACGTCTCGGACTGTGACGCTTATGCACCCAAGGATCGAGATCGGTAGCGAGGGTAGGCTAACCTAACCTCGTGTTGGTCGACAGTCCTCCGGAACAGCGCGCGGAGACCGCCCCCGCGCCTCCAAGTCGCAAGGCGGTACGGGCCCTTGGGCTCCTGCTCTCCGTCGCGGTCCTGGTGCTCGTCGCCCTGGCGAGCATCGCGATCGGGGCGAAGGCGCTCTCGCCGGACCAGGTCTGGCACGGCCTGTTCCATGGCAGGGGGACGTACGGCGACGTCGTCGTGGACGAGCGGCTCTCGCGCACGGTGCTCGGTCTGCTGGCCGGTGCCGCGCTCGGTCTGTCCGGTGCCGTGCTCCAGGCGCTCACCCGTAATCCGCTGGCCGATCCCGGGCTGCTCGGGATCAACGCCGGTGCCTCGGCCGCCGTCGTCACCGCCATCACCTATCTCGGCGTCACCAGCCTCACCGGCTACGTGTGGTTCGCCTTCCTCGGCGCGGCGGCGGTCGGCGCGCTGGTGTGGTTCCTCGGCGGCAGCCGGGGCGCCACCCCGGTCCGGCTGGCGCTCGCCGGTACGGCGATCAGCGCGGCCCTGTACGGCTATCTCCAGGCCGTGATGATCATGGACGACGCGGCACTGGGCAAGATGCGCTTCTGGACGGTGGGTTCGCTGGCCTCGGCCACGAACTCCACCATCCTGCAGGTGCTGCCCTTCCTCGCGGCCGGCATGCTCCTCGCGCTCGGGCTGGCCCGGCCGCTGAACGCCGTGGCGATGGGCGACGACACCGCCCGCGCCCTCGGCGCCCACCTGGGCCGCACCCGTGCGCTCGCCATGCTGGCAGCCACCGTGCTGTGCGGTGCCGCGACCGCCGCCTGCGGCCCGATCGTGTTCGTCGGCCTCATGGTGCCGCACGTCGTGCGCTCCTTCACCGGGCCCGACCTGCGCTGGATCCTGCCGTACGCCACGGTTCTGTCGCCCGTGCTGCTGCTCGGCGCCGATGTCCTCGGCCGGGTCGTGGCCCGTCCCTCGGAGCTCCAGGTCGGCATCGTCACCGCTCTGATCGGCGGCCCGGTCTTCATCTTTCTCGTACGACGGCGGAGGACGGCCCAGCTGTGAAGACCCACTCCACGAGCCGGACCGCGAGCCGTGCCGTGCGCACTCCCGGTGGGCTGTCCCTCCGCGTGGACCCGCGTGCCCTGATCGTCGTCGTCCTGCTGCTGGCCGCCGCCTGCGCGGCCGGTGTCGCGCTGATCGGCACCGGCGACGCGGGGATTCCGGCGGCCGACGTGCTGAAGACCCTCGCCGGGAACGGCACCGCGTACCAGGACTTCATCGTGAACGAGCTGCGGCTGCCGCGCGTGCTGGTCGGTCTGCTGGTCGGCGCCTCGCTCGGTCTCGGCGGTGCGCTGTTCCAGTCCGTCTCCCGCAATCCGCTGGGCAGTCCGGACGTCCTCGGTCTGTCACAGGGTTCGACGGCCGGTGCGCTGGTCGTGATCGTGCTGATGTCCGGCACCTCCGCGCAGGTCACCTTCGGTGCGCTGGTCGGCGGCCTGGTGACCGGGTGCGCCATCTATCTGCTCGCCTGGAAGCAGGGCGTGCACGGATACCGGCTGGTCCTGGTCGGTATCGGTGTCTCCGCGATCGCGACCGCGGTCAATGGCTATCTGCTCACCAAGGCCGACCTGGTCGACGCGGCCCGCGCGGTCGTGTGGATGACCGGCTCCCTCAACGGCCGGGACTGGGACCAGGTCTGGCCACTGCTCGCCCTGTGCGCCGTCCTCGTCCCGCTGGTCCTCGCCAACGCGCGCGGTCTTCGGATGATGGAGATGGGCGACGACGTCGCGAACGCCCTCGGGGTGCGTGTGCAGCGCGTCCGGCTGGTGCTGATGGTCTCCGCCGTACTGCTCACCGCCGCCGCCACCGCGGCCGCCGGCCCCGTCAGCTTCGTCGCGCTCACCGCACCGCAGCTCGCCCGGCGCCTGACCCGCTCGCCGGGCCCGAACCTCGTGCCCTCCCTGTGCATGGGCGCCGCCCTGCTGGTTGCCGCCGACTGGGCCTCCCAGCGTCTCTTCGGCGCCGACCAGCTGCCCGTCGGCGTGGTCACCGGCGTCCTCGGCGGCGGCTATCTGCTGTGGCTGCTGGTCACCGAGCGCAGGGCGGGCCGGATATGAAGCGCATGCACGGCGGGTCGGATGCGCGCGGCACGAACCCGAACACCCCGAGGAGCACTGTGAACCGCCTGTCCGCCGAGAACGTCACCCTCGCCTACGACCAGCGCGTCATCGCCGAGCAGCTGTCGGTGGAGATCCCCGACAACTCCTTCACGGTGATCGTCGGCCCGAACGCGTGCGGCAAGTCGACGCTGCTGCGGGCGCTGTCGCGGATGCTCAGGCCCAGCGAGGGCCGGGTGCTGCTCGACGGGCAGGTCGTCCAGTCGATGCCCGCGAAGAAGGTCGCCCGGACCCTCGGCCTGCTGCCGCAGTCGTCCATCGCGCCCGACGGCATCACCGTCGCCGACCTCGTGGGCCGTGGCCGCTACCCGCACCAGGGCCTGCTGCGCCAGTGGTCGGCCGAGGACGAGCGGGTCGTACAGGAGTCCATGCGGCAGACCGGGGTCGACGGGCTGGCCGACCGGTACGTCGACGAGCTGTCCGGCGGGCAGCGCCAGCGGGTGTGGATCGCCATGGCGCTGGCCCAGCAGACCCCGCTGCTGCTCCTGGACGAGCCGACCACCTACCTCGACATCCAGCACCAGATCGACGTCCTCGACCTGTGCGCCGAGCTGCACGAGGAGCAGGGGCGCACACTGGTGGCCGTGCTGCACGACCTCAACCACGCGGCCCGCTACGCCACCCACCTGATCGCCCTGCGCGGCGGCG encodes:
- a CDS encoding HAD-IIA family hydrolase, which codes for MSQAVRTRPEGSGQPLSEAYDTALLDLDGVVYAGGNAIVHAVDSLAVARAGGMHLAYVTNNALRTPDTVAEHLTELGIPTGADDVITSAQAVARLISEQVPAGARVLVIGGEGLRVALRERGLTPVESADDDPAAVVQGFGGPELTWGRFAEASYAVARGVPWFASNTDLTIPSGRGIAPGNGAAVEVVRIATGKEPQVAGKPLPPMHRETIIRTGAKRPLVVGDRLDTDIEGAFNGGVDSLLVLTGVTDGAQLLAAPPQHRPTYVDADLRGLLTGQPEVDPLTEGFRCGGWTATAGADRLELEGDGEPLDGLRALCAAAWTAAGEGSCELDGGKALARLGL
- a CDS encoding ABC transporter ATP-binding protein — translated: MHGGSDARGTNPNTPRSTVNRLSAENVTLAYDQRVIAEQLSVEIPDNSFTVIVGPNACGKSTLLRALSRMLRPSEGRVLLDGQVVQSMPAKKVARTLGLLPQSSIAPDGITVADLVGRGRYPHQGLLRQWSAEDERVVQESMRQTGVDGLADRYVDELSGGQRQRVWIAMALAQQTPLLLLDEPTTYLDIQHQIDVLDLCAELHEEQGRTLVAVLHDLNHAARYATHLIALRGGEVVAEGAPNDVVTAELVEEVFGLRCQIIDDPETGTPLVVPAARKARVTAAG
- a CDS encoding FecCD family ABC transporter permease; this translates as MKTHSTSRTASRAVRTPGGLSLRVDPRALIVVVLLLAAACAAGVALIGTGDAGIPAADVLKTLAGNGTAYQDFIVNELRLPRVLVGLLVGASLGLGGALFQSVSRNPLGSPDVLGLSQGSTAGALVVIVLMSGTSAQVTFGALVGGLVTGCAIYLLAWKQGVHGYRLVLVGIGVSAIATAVNGYLLTKADLVDAARAVVWMTGSLNGRDWDQVWPLLALCAVLVPLVLANARGLRMMEMGDDVANALGVRVQRVRLVLMVSAVLLTAAATAAAGPVSFVALTAPQLARRLTRSPGPNLVPSLCMGAALLVAADWASQRLFGADQLPVGVVTGVLGGGYLLWLLVTERRAGRI
- a CDS encoding FecCD family ABC transporter permease: MLVDSPPEQRAETAPAPPSRKAVRALGLLLSVAVLVLVALASIAIGAKALSPDQVWHGLFHGRGTYGDVVVDERLSRTVLGLLAGAALGLSGAVLQALTRNPLADPGLLGINAGASAAVVTAITYLGVTSLTGYVWFAFLGAAAVGALVWFLGGSRGATPVRLALAGTAISAALYGYLQAVMIMDDAALGKMRFWTVGSLASATNSTILQVLPFLAAGMLLALGLARPLNAVAMGDDTARALGAHLGRTRALAMLAATVLCGAATAACGPIVFVGLMVPHVVRSFTGPDLRWILPYATVLSPVLLLGADVLGRVVARPSELQVGIVTALIGGPVFIFLVRRRRTAQL